Proteins encoded by one window of Filimonas effusa:
- a CDS encoding NAD(P)H-dependent oxidoreductase, with the protein MKIYLLLAHPDTSSFNGKIADAYEQAAIAKGHEVRRQNIGDLQFDPILWKGYKKIQELEPDLLRAQENISWCEHWTIIYPVWWGSVPALLKGFMDRVLLPSFAFKYHENDPFWDKLLKGRSAQLISTSDSPQWWLSWHNRNSDLHTLKNATLKFCGFSPVKHTRIGNMKYLYEEKRAEKLEKVRTRLIP; encoded by the coding sequence ATGAAGATCTATCTTCTGTTGGCACATCCTGATACGAGCAGCTTTAACGGAAAAATTGCCGATGCGTATGAGCAGGCTGCTATTGCAAAAGGACATGAAGTAAGGCGCCAGAACATTGGCGACCTGCAATTTGATCCCATTCTCTGGAAGGGCTATAAAAAAATACAGGAACTGGAACCCGACTTGCTGAGGGCACAGGAAAACATCAGCTGGTGCGAACACTGGACCATCATTTACCCTGTATGGTGGGGCTCCGTGCCTGCCCTACTGAAAGGATTCATGGACAGAGTATTGCTACCTTCATTTGCTTTCAAATACCACGAAAATGATCCCTTCTGGGACAAGCTGCTAAAAGGCAGATCGGCCCAGCTGATCAGCACGAGCGATTCCCCGCAATGGTGGCTCTCGTGGCATAACCGCAACAGTGACCTGCATACGCTTAAGAATGCCACGCTGAAATTCTGTGGCTTTTCGCCGGTAAAACATACCCGTATCGGCAATATGAAATACCTGTACG